A portion of the Intestinibacillus sp. Marseille-P6563 genome contains these proteins:
- the recD2 gene encoding SF1B family DNA helicase RecD2: MQEAQQEYQMVCGTVSQIVFQNEENGYAVLRLIAPDGEEITATGYIPGLGLGEELTLGGRWTTHPSYGEQFTAESFERRLPVSVRGIADYLGSGLIKGIGPRLAVKIAEKFGEDTFDILQNDPAQLTEIRGITTKKAQDIGRQFTEMSEMRLLMDFLTENGLPVWLTPRLYKRLGVAAMDALTENPYLLCDEYYEIDFGLADALALNLGLPRLSEERADAGILYTMTFNLNNGHTFIPVEKLVGAACTLLSDDDVVFEEPRAMESIERLAARGQVVREIIAGRDAVYLRQMYEAEDFLAGCLKQLAAQTYTYDFDLDELLNALEQDADVAYAPLQKKAIATAAKCGVSILTGGPGTGKTTAVRGMLRVFEALGLETVLAAPTGRAAKRLSELCGMEAKTIHRLLEAGYGPGGKLAFQRCLTNPLDCGVVVLDEVSMVDISLMQALLAAMPTGARLVLVGDADQLPPVGPGNFLRDLITSGCVPVTQLTEIFRQAQKSDIVMNAHAINEGRMPVPSGKDGDFFMMKKADPAAALQTVTELCRDRLPRYYGLSPSQIQVLTPSRRQGAGTAQLNRRLQEALNPATPEKNEKRFGDTVFREGDRVMQIRNNYDIVWERMDNHEQGTGMFNGDVGEILQIFPGQECLIVKFDDKLATYTFDMLDELELAYAMTVHKAQGSEFEAVIVALSAGVPRRLLTRNILYTAITRAKKLLVIVGAQETLETMVNTNTRGRRYSALKARMLLEDGR, from the coding sequence ATGCAGGAAGCACAACAGGAATATCAAATGGTCTGCGGCACAGTGTCGCAGATCGTTTTTCAGAATGAGGAAAATGGCTATGCCGTCCTGCGCCTGATTGCCCCGGATGGCGAGGAGATCACAGCGACCGGCTACATCCCCGGCCTGGGGCTGGGCGAAGAACTGACGCTAGGCGGGCGCTGGACGACTCACCCGTCCTATGGCGAGCAGTTCACGGCCGAATCGTTTGAGCGCCGCCTGCCGGTTTCGGTGCGCGGCATTGCCGATTATTTGGGGTCGGGACTCATTAAGGGCATCGGCCCGCGGCTGGCGGTCAAGATCGCCGAGAAATTCGGAGAGGATACCTTTGACATCCTGCAAAACGACCCGGCGCAGCTGACCGAAATCCGCGGCATCACGACCAAAAAGGCACAGGACATCGGCCGGCAGTTCACCGAGATGAGCGAGATGCGCCTTTTGATGGATTTCCTGACCGAAAACGGTCTGCCTGTCTGGCTGACGCCCCGACTTTACAAGCGGCTTGGCGTCGCGGCCATGGACGCCCTGACCGAAAACCCCTATCTTCTGTGCGACGAGTATTATGAGATCGATTTTGGACTGGCCGATGCGCTGGCGCTCAATCTGGGGTTGCCGCGCCTGAGCGAGGAGCGCGCGGACGCGGGCATCCTGTATACCATGACGTTTAACCTCAATAACGGGCATACCTTTATCCCGGTGGAAAAGCTGGTCGGCGCAGCGTGCACACTATTGTCCGATGACGATGTGGTGTTCGAGGAGCCGCGCGCCATGGAAAGCATCGAACGCTTAGCTGCCCGGGGTCAGGTCGTGCGCGAGATCATTGCCGGACGGGATGCGGTCTATCTGCGGCAGATGTACGAAGCCGAAGATTTCCTGGCCGGGTGTTTAAAGCAACTGGCCGCCCAGACCTATACCTATGACTTTGACTTGGACGAGCTACTGAACGCCCTCGAGCAGGATGCCGATGTAGCCTATGCGCCCTTGCAAAAAAAGGCCATCGCTACCGCGGCCAAATGCGGCGTGTCCATCCTGACCGGCGGGCCGGGCACCGGCAAAACGACCGCCGTGCGCGGCATGCTGCGCGTATTCGAAGCGCTGGGGCTGGAAACCGTGCTGGCCGCGCCCACCGGGCGGGCAGCCAAGCGCCTGAGTGAACTATGCGGCATGGAGGCCAAGACCATCCACCGGCTGCTCGAAGCCGGCTATGGTCCGGGCGGCAAGCTGGCCTTCCAGCGCTGCTTGACCAATCCGCTGGATTGCGGCGTGGTCGTACTCGATGAGGTGTCCATGGTGGATATCTCGCTCATGCAGGCCCTTCTTGCCGCCATGCCCACCGGGGCGCGGCTGGTGCTCGTGGGCGACGCCGACCAGCTCCCGCCGGTCGGGCCGGGCAACTTTTTGCGCGACCTCATCACCTCCGGCTGTGTGCCCGTCACGCAGCTCACCGAAATTTTCCGCCAGGCGCAGAAAAGCGACATTGTTATGAACGCGCACGCCATCAACGAGGGGCGGATGCCGGTGCCATCGGGCAAGGACGGCGATTTCTTCATGATGAAAAAGGCCGACCCGGCAGCAGCTCTGCAAACGGTCACCGAACTGTGCCGCGACCGTCTGCCCCGGTATTATGGGCTCAGTCCCAGCCAGATTCAGGTGCTGACCCCCTCCCGGCGGCAGGGCGCCGGGACCGCTCAACTCAACCGCCGGTTGCAGGAGGCACTCAACCCCGCGACCCCGGAAAAGAACGAAAAACGGTTTGGCGATACCGTATTCCGCGAAGGCGACCGGGTCATGCAGATTCGCAACAACTATGACATCGTCTGGGAGCGGATGGACAACCACGAACAAGGCACCGGGATGTTCAATGGCGACGTCGGGGAGATTTTGCAAATTTTCCCCGGCCAGGAATGCCTGATCGTCAAATTCGACGACAAGTTGGCGACCTATACCTTCGATATGCTGGACGAGCTCGAGCTGGCCTATGCGATGACCGTCCACAAGGCGCAGGGCAGCGAATTTGAAGCCGTCATCGTCGCGCTGTCGGCCGGGGTACCGCGGCGTCTGCTCACGCGCAACATCCTCTATACCGCCATCACGCGGGCTAAGAAGCTGCTGGTCATTGTCGGCGCGCAGGAAACGCTGGAAACCATGGTGAATACCAACACGCGCGGCCGCCGGTACAGCGCCCTCAAGGCGCGCATGCTGCTGGAGGATGGCCGATGA